In Bradyrhizobium sp. 170, the DNA window CGGCGGGCTCAATCGCGCCAACCAGGGCATTCTCGAATTCGTCGAAATGTTCAAGGCGCCGATCAAGATGCTGCATCCGCTGCTGACTGCGACGCAGGAGGGTAACTACATCGGCTCCGAAAATATCGGCGCGATTCCCTTCACCGGCATCATTCTCGCGCATTCCAACGAGTCGGAATGGCAAAACTTCAAGGCCAACAAGAACAACGAAGCCTTCATCGACCGTATCTGCGTCATCAAGGTGCCGTACTCCCTGCGTGTCACCGAAGAGCAGAAGATCTACGAAAAGCTGATCCAGGGCTCCGAACTGGCTACCGCGCCCTGCGCCCCGGCCACGCTGGAAACGCTGGCGCGCTTCTCGGTGATGTCGCGGTTGCGCAAGCACGAGAATTCGACCGTGTTCGCCAAGATGCGGATCTACGACGGTGAAAGCCTCAAGGAATCCGATCCGAAGGCGCGCAGCGTTCAGGAATACAGGGATGCCGCCGGCGTCGACGAAGGCATGGACGGCGTTTCGACCCGCTTCGCGTTCAAGGTCCTCGCTGCGACGTTCAATCACGACACCAACGAGGTTGGTGCCGACGCGGTCCATCTGATGTACACGCTGGAGCAGGCGATCCGGCGCGAGCAGCTTCCCGACGAAGTCGAGAAGCGTTACCTTGAGTTCATCAAGGCTGAACTCGCGCCGCGCTATGCCGAATTCATCGGGCACGAGATCCAGAAGGCCTATCTCGAATCCTATTCGGATTACGGCCAGAACCTGTTCGACCGCTATGTCGACTATGCCGACGCCTGGATCGAGGATCAGGATTTCAAGGATCCCGACACCGGACAACTGCTCGATCGCGAACTGCTCAATCAGGAGCTGACCAAGATCGAAAAACCGGCCGGCATCGCCAACCCCAAGGACTTCCGCAACGAGGTCGTCAAGTTCTCGCTGCGGTCGCGGGCCCAGCACGGCGGCAAGAATCCGACATGGACCAGCTACGAGAAGATTCGCGAAGTGATCGAGAAGCGGATATTCTCCCAGGTCGAGGATCTGCTGCCCGTGATTTCCTTCGGCTCGAAGAAGGACGGCGAGACCGAGAAGAAGCATGACGACTTTGTCGCGCGCATGGTCGAGCGCGGCTACACCGAGCGGCAAGTCCGCCGCCTGGTCGAGTGGTACATGCGCGTAAAACAGGCTGGCTGAGGCGGATGAAACGTGGTCATTCATATTGTCGACCGGCGCCTGAATCCGGGTAGCAAGAGTCTCGAGAATCGC includes these proteins:
- a CDS encoding PrkA family serine protein kinase, which produces MYNDSLFNAFARSFEARSQTDMSMAEYLESCRSDPMRYANATERLLAAIGEPQMIDTAKDPRLGRIFLNRTMRLYPAFAGFYGMEDTIERIVGFFRHAAQGLEERKQILYLLGPVGGGKSSLAERLKSLMEVHPIYVLKAGDELSPVFESPLSLFDPDALGPMLEEKYGIPRRRLTGLMSPWCYKRLEAFGGDISQFRVARIQPSRLRQIAIAKTEPGDENNQDISSLVGKVDIRKLEIFAQNDPDAYSYSGGLNRANQGILEFVEMFKAPIKMLHPLLTATQEGNYIGSENIGAIPFTGIILAHSNESEWQNFKANKNNEAFIDRICVIKVPYSLRVTEEQKIYEKLIQGSELATAPCAPATLETLARFSVMSRLRKHENSTVFAKMRIYDGESLKESDPKARSVQEYRDAAGVDEGMDGVSTRFAFKVLAATFNHDTNEVGADAVHLMYTLEQAIRREQLPDEVEKRYLEFIKAELAPRYAEFIGHEIQKAYLESYSDYGQNLFDRYVDYADAWIEDQDFKDPDTGQLLDRELLNQELTKIEKPAGIANPKDFRNEVVKFSLRSRAQHGGKNPTWTSYEKIREVIEKRIFSQVEDLLPVISFGSKKDGETEKKHDDFVARMVERGYTERQVRRLVEWYMRVKQAG